A genomic window from Archocentrus centrarchus isolate MPI-CPG fArcCen1 chromosome 2, fArcCen1, whole genome shotgun sequence includes:
- the LOC115796236 gene encoding uncharacterized protein LOC115796236 isoform X1, translated as MDIGYLAWRLKTIQRKSTLSEGRRSSCQLTGCGPTARGDASFNPEVTLREEPYKEANSFMKYSSDEAAIRNKMKMMFDYRCKMVLDENRSSSVLTEFPRFRDVRGLIDQDFILEFGEDVATRFLERWPTVFKHKVIQQSKTLPTSTDLEEVIYCAEGASSEEELDETLTSGWDSDLASIILLFHLIPPSCQGYKRRGKVSPSQDEEHHVVFQKVCNSGTSVQEHADAMNSTTQPYPLAVGTKRSTIHEFFIVLDKQVVPCKSASSLGAFDEIFHFVFGTVYNQMLHNMYVLELGELKEGAEIASELCSEHSLSPCQTQNYFQLGLQNFIGNNIFLIGHW; from the exons ATGGATAT TGGCTACTTAGCATGGAGGCTTAAAACCATCCAGAGGAAGAGCACCTTATCAGAGGGGAGAAGATCATCATGTCAGCTGACTGGGTGTGGACCAACAGCCAGAGGAGATGCTTCATTTAACCCTGAGGTGACCCTAAGAGAAGAGCCATATAAGGAAGCTAATTCCTTCATGAAATACTCTTCTGATGAGGCCGCCATCAGgaacaaaatgaagatgatgtttgATTACCGTTGCAAGATGGTCCTGGACGAAAACAGATCATCCAGCGTCTTGACTGAATTTCCTCGCTTCAGAGATGTCAGAGGCTTG ATTGATCAAGACTTCATTCTGGAATTTGGAGAAGATGTAGCTACCAGGTTTTTGGAGAG GTGGCCGACTGTTTTCAAGCATAAAGTGATCCAGCAGAGCAAGACTCTCCCTACCTCAACCGACCTTGAAGAAGTGATCTACTGTGCTGAAGGAGCTTCAAGTGAGGAGGAACTGGATGAGACCCTTACCTCTG GCTGGGACAGTGATCTGGCTTCCATCATTCTCCTGTTCCACCTGATTCCTCCTTCCTGTCAGGGTTACAAAAGACGTGGGAAGGTTTCTCCATCCCAGGATGAGGAGCACCATGTGGTCTTCCAGAAGGTTTGTAAT AGTGGAACAAGTGTCCAGGAACATGCTGATGCCATGAACTCCACTACGCAGCCCTACCCACTTGCTGTTGGGACAAAGAGGAGCACCATTCATGAGTTCTTCATTGTTCTGGACAAGCAGGTCGTACCATGCAAGTCAGCCAGCTCACTTGGAGCTTTTGATGAAATTTTTCACTTCGTATTTGGAACTGTTTATAATCAAATGCTCCACAACATGTACGTCTTGGAACTTGGAGAGTTAAAGGAAGGTGCTGAAATTGCTTCAGAACTTTGTAGtgaacactctctctctccatgtcaAACACAAAATTACTTTCAACTGGGGCTACAGAATTTCATCGGCAACAACATATTCCTAATTGGTCACTGGTAA
- the LOC115796236 gene encoding uncharacterized protein LOC115796236 isoform X3, with product MKYSSDEAAIRNKMKMMFDYRCKMVLDENRSSSVLTEFPRFRDVRGLIDQDFILEFGEDVATRFLERWPTVFKHKVIQQSKTLPTSTDLEEVIYCAEGASSEEELDETLTSGWDSDLASIILLFHLIPPSCQGYKRRGKVSPSQDEEHHVVFQKVCNSGTSVQEHADAMNSTTQPYPLAVGTKRSTIHEFFIVLDKQVVPCKSASSLGAFDEIFHFVFGTVYNQMLHNMYVLELGELKEGAEIASELCSEHSLSPCQTQNYFQLGLQNFIGNNIFLIGHW from the exons ATGAAATACTCTTCTGATGAGGCCGCCATCAGgaacaaaatgaagatgatgtttgATTACCGTTGCAAGATGGTCCTGGACGAAAACAGATCATCCAGCGTCTTGACTGAATTTCCTCGCTTCAGAGATGTCAGAGGCTTG ATTGATCAAGACTTCATTCTGGAATTTGGAGAAGATGTAGCTACCAGGTTTTTGGAGAG GTGGCCGACTGTTTTCAAGCATAAAGTGATCCAGCAGAGCAAGACTCTCCCTACCTCAACCGACCTTGAAGAAGTGATCTACTGTGCTGAAGGAGCTTCAAGTGAGGAGGAACTGGATGAGACCCTTACCTCTG GCTGGGACAGTGATCTGGCTTCCATCATTCTCCTGTTCCACCTGATTCCTCCTTCCTGTCAGGGTTACAAAAGACGTGGGAAGGTTTCTCCATCCCAGGATGAGGAGCACCATGTGGTCTTCCAGAAGGTTTGTAAT AGTGGAACAAGTGTCCAGGAACATGCTGATGCCATGAACTCCACTACGCAGCCCTACCCACTTGCTGTTGGGACAAAGAGGAGCACCATTCATGAGTTCTTCATTGTTCTGGACAAGCAGGTCGTACCATGCAAGTCAGCCAGCTCACTTGGAGCTTTTGATGAAATTTTTCACTTCGTATTTGGAACTGTTTATAATCAAATGCTCCACAACATGTACGTCTTGGAACTTGGAGAGTTAAAGGAAGGTGCTGAAATTGCTTCAGAACTTTGTAGtgaacactctctctctccatgtcaAACACAAAATTACTTTCAACTGGGGCTACAGAATTTCATCGGCAACAACATATTCCTAATTGGTCACTGGTAA
- the LOC115796236 gene encoding uncharacterized protein LOC115796236 isoform X2, whose translation MDIGYLAWRLKTIQRKSTLSEGRRSSCQLTGCGPTARGDASFNPEVTLREEPYKEANSFMKYSSDEAAIRNKMKMMFDYRCKMVLDENRSSSVLTEFPRFRDVRGLIDQDFILEFGEDVATRFLERWPTVFKHKVIQQSKTLPTSTDLEEVIYCAEGASSEEELDETLTSGWDSDLASIILLFHLIPPSCQGYKRRGKVSPSQDEEHHVVFQKSGTSVQEHADAMNSTTQPYPLAVGTKRSTIHEFFIVLDKQVVPCKSASSLGAFDEIFHFVFGTVYNQMLHNMYVLELGELKEGAEIASELCSEHSLSPCQTQNYFQLGLQNFIGNNIFLIGHW comes from the exons ATGGATAT TGGCTACTTAGCATGGAGGCTTAAAACCATCCAGAGGAAGAGCACCTTATCAGAGGGGAGAAGATCATCATGTCAGCTGACTGGGTGTGGACCAACAGCCAGAGGAGATGCTTCATTTAACCCTGAGGTGACCCTAAGAGAAGAGCCATATAAGGAAGCTAATTCCTTCATGAAATACTCTTCTGATGAGGCCGCCATCAGgaacaaaatgaagatgatgtttgATTACCGTTGCAAGATGGTCCTGGACGAAAACAGATCATCCAGCGTCTTGACTGAATTTCCTCGCTTCAGAGATGTCAGAGGCTTG ATTGATCAAGACTTCATTCTGGAATTTGGAGAAGATGTAGCTACCAGGTTTTTGGAGAG GTGGCCGACTGTTTTCAAGCATAAAGTGATCCAGCAGAGCAAGACTCTCCCTACCTCAACCGACCTTGAAGAAGTGATCTACTGTGCTGAAGGAGCTTCAAGTGAGGAGGAACTGGATGAGACCCTTACCTCTG GCTGGGACAGTGATCTGGCTTCCATCATTCTCCTGTTCCACCTGATTCCTCCTTCCTGTCAGGGTTACAAAAGACGTGGGAAGGTTTCTCCATCCCAGGATGAGGAGCACCATGTGGTCTTCCAGAAG AGTGGAACAAGTGTCCAGGAACATGCTGATGCCATGAACTCCACTACGCAGCCCTACCCACTTGCTGTTGGGACAAAGAGGAGCACCATTCATGAGTTCTTCATTGTTCTGGACAAGCAGGTCGTACCATGCAAGTCAGCCAGCTCACTTGGAGCTTTTGATGAAATTTTTCACTTCGTATTTGGAACTGTTTATAATCAAATGCTCCACAACATGTACGTCTTGGAACTTGGAGAGTTAAAGGAAGGTGCTGAAATTGCTTCAGAACTTTGTAGtgaacactctctctctccatgtcaAACACAAAATTACTTTCAACTGGGGCTACAGAATTTCATCGGCAACAACATATTCCTAATTGGTCACTGGTAA